From the Phyllostomus discolor isolate MPI-MPIP mPhyDis1 chromosome 7, mPhyDis1.pri.v3, whole genome shotgun sequence genome, one window contains:
- the LOC114502123 gene encoding actin-related protein 2/3 complex subunit 2-like, which yields MILLEVNNCVIKEILMFMFENVATGNKPEAEEVTFTDSDGPLIIFQILRDKKKMMVSISLKFYKERQVCAADELLKRVYGSYLINPESGCNVSLLHDLQNLPASKDSTVHQVGMLKRNCFASVCEKYCQFQEEGKEGENRAIIHYRYDETMYVESKKGIVTVVLSTVFKDNNVVIGKVFIQEFKEGHRASHTTLQVLFSHREPPLELKDTDAAVGDNISYITFVLFPRYTNTSARDNTINLIHMLQDNLHYHIKCSKAYIHIRMQAKTSDFLMVLN from the coding sequence ATGATCCTGCTAGAGGTGAACAACTGTGTAATCAAGGAGATACTCATGTTCATGTTCGAGAACGTGGCTACAGGAAACaaaccagaagcagaagaagTAACATTTACAGATTCTGATGGTCCTCTTATCATATTTCAAATcctaagagacaaaaaaaaaatgatggtcagtatttctttgaaattctaCAAGGAACGTCAGGTGTGTGCTGCTGATGAGTTACTAAAGAGAGTATATGGGAGTTACTTGATAAATCCAGAATCAGGATGCAATGTGTCTTTGCTACACGACCTTCAAAATCTGCCTGCATCCAAGGATTCCACTGTGCATCAGGTTGGAATGTTGAAACGAAATTGTTTTGCCTCTGTCTGTGAGAAATACTGCCAGTTCCAAGAAGAGGGCAAGGAAGGTGAGAACAGGGCCATCATCCATTATAGATATGATGAGACCATGTATGTTGAGTCTAAAAAGGGCATAGTCACAGTAGTTTTAAGCACAGTGTTTAAGGATAACAATGTGGTCATTGGAAAGGTCTTCATCCAGGAGTTCAAagaaggtcacagagccagccaCACAACCTTACAGGTCCTCTTTAGCCACAGGGAACCTCCTCTGGAGCTGAAAGACACTGATGCTGCTGTGGGTGACAACATCAGCTATATTACCTTTGTGCTGTTCCCTCGCTACACCAACACCAGTGCTCGAGACAATACTATCAACCTGATACACATGCTCCAGGACAACCTGCACTACCACATCAAGTGCTCTAAGGCCTATATTCATATACGTATGCAGGCAAAAACATCTGACTTCCTCATGGTGCTGAACTGA